One part of the Arachidicoccus terrestris genome encodes these proteins:
- a CDS encoding SusC/RagA family TonB-linked outer membrane protein: MKKLPNIRGTRLMSGRGGPHFFKSSYCRLWIAAMGVAGILYGAAAHGEPFRPDLAGYGASMYQDTGKLTLPVEGRVLSRDRQPLVGASVKVIGTSVGDRTDSQGRFRLAAPAGSQIEVSYVGYVAQTFTVTAQTPTRPLVIVMVDGQDSAVLKDVVVVGYGTQSKKTVTGSIASVKYDQFKDRSNSNVAQSMAGALPGVSITQSQGAPGSGPMIKIRGTSSITAGTNPLFVVDGMPMENFDLNLINPQDIASVDVLKDASSAAIYGSRGANGVIIVTTKLGQKGRSVVNATFEYGLQHVDRTIDVMDAQQFIQYYVDAHNNAWVDAGGNASDPNDKRSPAYRIPEDFINDPGSFGKGTNWQSVMFRTAPTRHGEVSVSGGSEKTNFLFSAGYLDQQAVLDRNYYKRLSLRSNIRHRISEKVLTGLNLSFTGIFDRTQGTAGKSDVVSLGLQSDPIFPVYNENGNLGFRDPNSEWYRFTPYSDLIMWHPYSLTREIKDQQKTFNTLATGFLEYQILDDLKFRTSLNANLMNSRANSYRNKNQKYGYSSNLPAQGYAESAYSLNWLTENTFTYGKGWGPHHLEALAGFTAQHQRDEFMSLTAGNFPNDLVPTLNAGTASSGTSTASEWSMLSLLARATYHYDTKYLLTATLRRDGSSRFGKDTKWGYFPSVSAGWVISDEPFLRGADWINLLKLRASYGVAGNNQIPNYGSIGLLSTSNYVSGDQIASGLAVDNLSNLDLKWEKTRQFNLGLDFNFWQNRVSASVEYYRSITQNLLLNVPIPDITGFNTQLTNVGKVRNSGLELGLQTKNLTGELSWDSHFNLSFNRNKVLQLGPGNTPLIFTDYVVTVKTEVGQPISNFYGYKFNGVYNTQSEIDGSPHVEGTRPGEPIVVDVNGDGKINEGDRTTLGNAQPDFTAGIINSFRYRGLEFSFMFQGRFGGQIVNQLTRYMGIWNGGRNAFKDVANYWKSAASPGDGVHFRPSINPTTMEQNFSDYWVASGTYVRLKNILLAYRLPQQWIKNGPFHAVRLYINAENVYLFSDYRNYDPENTTYTPNVPEEAAGNAVPSGAFVGVDYGSYPLPRTITFGVNLEF, encoded by the coding sequence ATGAAAAAATTACCAAACATCCGGGGTACTCGTCTTATGTCCGGCAGAGGCGGCCCCCATTTTTTTAAGAGCAGCTATTGCCGGCTATGGATCGCCGCGATGGGGGTTGCCGGTATCTTGTATGGGGCAGCTGCCCATGGCGAGCCCTTTCGGCCCGATCTGGCGGGCTATGGGGCTTCGATGTATCAGGACACGGGTAAGCTCACCCTTCCCGTAGAAGGACGGGTGCTCAGTCGGGATCGGCAACCTTTAGTGGGCGCCAGTGTTAAAGTGATCGGGACCTCTGTCGGCGATCGTACGGACAGTCAGGGGCGTTTTCGTCTTGCGGCCCCTGCCGGTAGTCAAATAGAGGTTTCTTATGTTGGCTATGTCGCTCAAACTTTTACGGTGACGGCGCAAACGCCGACGCGGCCGTTGGTCATCGTGATGGTGGATGGCCAGGACAGCGCCGTGTTGAAAGATGTGGTGGTCGTGGGGTATGGAACACAGAGCAAGAAAACAGTTACCGGTTCCATTGCTTCCGTAAAATACGATCAGTTTAAAGACCGCTCCAACAGTAACGTGGCGCAATCCATGGCCGGAGCACTTCCAGGGGTCAGTATCACACAAAGCCAGGGAGCGCCCGGTTCCGGTCCCATGATCAAGATTCGCGGAACCTCCTCGATCACGGCAGGAACGAATCCTTTATTTGTCGTGGATGGCATGCCGATGGAGAACTTTGATCTTAACCTGATCAATCCCCAGGATATCGCGTCTGTCGATGTATTGAAGGATGCCTCGTCAGCGGCGATCTATGGATCCAGAGGGGCCAATGGCGTTATTATCGTTACGACAAAGCTGGGGCAGAAAGGGCGCTCTGTTGTCAATGCTACTTTTGAGTATGGTTTACAGCATGTCGATCGCACAATTGATGTAATGGATGCGCAGCAGTTTATTCAATATTATGTAGACGCACATAACAATGCCTGGGTAGACGCTGGAGGAAACGCGTCCGATCCTAATGATAAACGATCACCAGCCTACAGGATCCCGGAGGATTTTATAAATGATCCTGGCAGCTTTGGCAAAGGAACGAACTGGCAGTCCGTCATGTTCCGGACCGCCCCCACCCGGCATGGGGAAGTGTCGGTATCCGGTGGATCGGAGAAAACCAATTTTCTTTTTTCTGCCGGTTATCTGGACCAGCAGGCGGTGCTTGACAGAAATTATTACAAACGCTTGTCCCTACGTTCAAATATCCGGCACAGGATTTCAGAGAAAGTGCTGACCGGCTTGAATCTTTCTTTCACGGGCATATTTGATCGCACGCAGGGCACAGCCGGTAAAAGCGATGTCGTGAGCCTCGGATTACAGAGTGATCCTATTTTTCCGGTATATAACGAAAATGGAAACCTGGGCTTCAGAGATCCTAACTCGGAGTGGTACCGTTTTACCCCCTATAGCGACCTTATTATGTGGCACCCTTATTCACTGACGCGGGAAATCAAGGATCAGCAAAAAACTTTTAATACGCTGGCTACCGGATTTTTGGAGTATCAGATACTAGATGACCTGAAATTCAGAACCAGCCTGAACGCGAACCTGATGAATTCTAGAGCCAACTCTTACCGAAATAAGAACCAGAAGTATGGCTATTCCTCCAATCTCCCGGCCCAGGGATATGCGGAGTCTGCCTATTCTCTGAACTGGCTGACAGAAAATACGTTTACCTACGGGAAGGGCTGGGGGCCGCATCATCTGGAAGCCCTGGCCGGTTTTACCGCCCAACATCAAAGAGATGAGTTTATGTCCCTTACCGCCGGTAACTTCCCGAATGATCTGGTGCCGACGCTGAATGCGGGAACCGCCAGTTCCGGTACCTCTACTGCTTCAGAATGGTCGATGTTGTCCTTACTGGCAAGAGCCACCTATCACTATGATACAAAATACCTGTTGACGGCCACGCTTCGCCGGGATGGCAGTTCAAGGTTTGGCAAAGACACCAAATGGGGATATTTTCCGTCTGTTTCAGCCGGTTGGGTGATCTCAGATGAGCCCTTCCTTCGGGGTGCCGACTGGATCAATCTGCTTAAACTCCGGGCCAGCTATGGTGTGGCGGGTAATAATCAGATTCCCAATTACGGCTCCATCGGACTGTTAAGTACATCCAATTATGTCAGTGGTGACCAAATAGCCAGCGGACTGGCCGTGGATAATTTGTCCAACCTGGATCTTAAATGGGAAAAAACCAGGCAGTTTAATCTGGGGCTCGATTTTAACTTCTGGCAAAACAGGGTTTCTGCCAGTGTGGAGTATTACCGGTCGATTACACAGAACCTGCTACTCAATGTACCTATTCCTGACATTACCGGATTTAATACCCAGCTGACCAATGTGGGTAAAGTACGCAACAGCGGCCTGGAGTTGGGGCTGCAGACAAAGAACCTCACCGGGGAACTGAGCTGGGACAGTCATTTTAATTTGTCTTTCAACCGCAATAAGGTCCTGCAGTTAGGTCCGGGCAATACGCCGCTCATCTTTACTGATTATGTGGTAACGGTCAAAACGGAAGTGGGACAGCCCATATCCAATTTCTATGGGTATAAGTTCAATGGCGTCTATAACACCCAGTCTGAAATTGACGGCAGCCCACATGTAGAAGGCACGAGACCGGGAGAACCGATTGTAGTGGATGTCAACGGGGATGGAAAGATCAATGAAGGGGACAGGACCACCCTGGGGAATGCCCAGCCTGACTTTACGGCTGGTATCATCAATTCCTTTCGCTACAGAGGCCTGGAATTCTCCTTTATGTTTCAGGGACGCTTCGGCGGGCAGATTGTCAATCAGCTGACCCGTTATATGGGTATCTGGAATGGCGGCCGGAATGCTTTTAAAGACGTTGCGAACTATTGGAAATCTGCCGCCTCACCCGGTGATGGTGTGCACTTCAGGCCTTCCATTAATCCCACCACTATGGAGCAGAATTTCTCCGATTATTGGGTCGCCTCTGGTACCTACGTCAGGCTTAAGAATATACTGCTGGCTTATAGGTTACCTCAGCAGTGGATTAAAAACGGTCCCTTTCATGCCGTCAGGCTGTATATCAACGCGGAGAATGTCTACCTCTTTAGCGACTATCGCAATTATGACCCGGAGAACACCACCTATACACCTAATGTGCCCGAAGAGGCGGCTGGAAATGCTGTTCCATCGGGCGCTTTTGTAGGCGTTGACTACGGCTCCTATCCACTTCCCAGGACCATCACCTTTGGTGTTAATCTGGAATTTTAA
- a CDS encoding malectin domain-containing carbohydrate-binding protein, with amino-acid sequence MMQIGQTVRGSSEERYAKYYLLRGSVKRYCCLLILIGCLMIVGKLQGQLPWSSSFRQDRLLDDDWKTVTDSSGGSRYKGFEGLGYKDQNWKTVQLPHNWDDYGGYIREKHGNRHGDGWYRKTFDAVYQPGQSYFLFFEGVSSYATVYLNGHLIGKHAGGRTSFSLEVTQWLNKKGAGNLLALKVEHPAGIRDLPWVCGGCSDEVGFSEGSQPLGIFRPVHLIRTGKVRIVPFGVHIYNDTTVNEKAATLYVATTVKSYADSAQSVVVRQVLLDRSGKKVAENNTTLDSGADAQRVARCRLRLTGVVHLWSLASPYLYSLKTTVTDKASGTVLDELETPYGIRWIKWPALDQKGPKRFLLNGKPVFINGIAGYEHALGNSHAFTKQEIATRVAMIRSMGFNAFRDAHQPHNLRYQYYWDKDGVLWWPQFSAHIWFDTPAFRKNFLSLLRDWVLERRNSPSNIMWGLQNESRLPADFAKQCVQLIRSLDPTASSQRLITTCNGGEGTDWDVPQNWSGTYGGDPDTYNEDLKKEVLVGEYGGWRTMDVHSEGGFKEKGAYSIESWCALMEKKIRLAWKVRDSVCGQFLWLFNSHDNPGRVQAGEGYRDLDKIGPVNYKGLLTSWEEPTEAVYLYQSNFTKADTAPMVHIASHDWPGRWHSTRERKDIIVYSNCDSVRLYNGRGMHVLGTRTRGGIGTHFTWKNVRLNYNILFAVGYYNGKARVTDLVRLRNLPEDPKWRSRESRVRSEDVSTDILAPAAGYNYLYRFNCGGQSYTDHFGNRWAPDRSRTPKSYGSLSWTANYKGLPSFFASQRSITDPIKGTLDDALFQTFRYGRDKLNFDFPVPSGDYRVELYFAEPWWGIGSNMDCTGWRDFDVAVNAQLRLAHFDIFREAGRLKALKKILDVHVKDGHIRIDFPRTYSGQAIIAAIAIASKKKGAASGEPQKVNAPAGLVSLLNEDRKGQESSQFRLQDWLSTGDNHLLKTGGDKNPPLPVSFSGLPAGLYGAEWLQSAAVGKDRVKEGKNTVPQSALKQRVQWIVNAPLDWYIGIPGADKKLAAKLEADKFINTHTKAEVLIQNGSGIEDSLEVYKKKVSKGIVLSEEPWWKTSLIAFKPVSNMQPPYDQKKEFTYDVTSALFSRGASRVKRAGKDCILFRAAAAGVPDNQADSIAWPLVTGVADFHSFHVKYACPGQDSLQATLKLVAADGKVMAESAVWLTHTKEGKWNNCFLMTPTMINAGRYQLVVAWKKTNAPVYMYSLKLR; translated from the coding sequence ATGATGCAAATTGGGCAGACAGTGAGGGGAAGCAGTGAAGAAAGATATGCGAAGTATTACCTCCTGCGAGGTAGCGTAAAACGCTATTGTTGTTTACTGATACTGATCGGCTGTCTGATGATCGTTGGCAAGCTGCAAGGTCAATTACCCTGGAGTTCTTCATTCAGGCAGGACCGCTTACTGGATGATGATTGGAAGACGGTGACAGATAGCAGCGGCGGGTCTCGCTATAAAGGATTTGAGGGGCTAGGTTATAAAGATCAAAACTGGAAGACAGTTCAATTGCCGCATAACTGGGATGATTATGGCGGCTATATCCGGGAAAAGCACGGTAATCGCCATGGGGACGGTTGGTATAGGAAGACATTTGATGCCGTCTATCAACCGGGACAGTCTTATTTCTTGTTTTTTGAAGGAGTCAGCTCTTATGCAACGGTATATCTGAATGGGCATTTGATTGGGAAACACGCGGGAGGAAGGACCAGCTTTAGTCTGGAAGTGACTCAGTGGCTCAATAAAAAAGGCGCCGGTAATCTGTTGGCCTTAAAGGTCGAACATCCGGCGGGTATAAGAGACCTGCCCTGGGTTTGCGGTGGATGTTCCGATGAAGTCGGATTTTCCGAAGGAAGTCAGCCGCTGGGGATTTTCCGGCCGGTGCATCTGATCCGTACCGGTAAGGTGCGTATTGTTCCATTTGGCGTCCATATTTATAATGATACGACGGTCAATGAAAAAGCGGCCACCTTGTATGTCGCTACCACTGTCAAAAGCTATGCGGATTCAGCTCAGTCTGTCGTAGTCCGGCAGGTCTTACTTGACAGGTCAGGAAAAAAAGTTGCGGAAAATAACACGACGCTTGACAGCGGTGCTGATGCGCAGCGGGTCGCTCGTTGTAGGCTACGCCTCACAGGAGTGGTTCATTTATGGTCGCTGGCGTCCCCTTATCTGTATTCCTTAAAGACCACCGTAACCGACAAGGCGTCCGGCACCGTACTGGATGAACTGGAGACACCCTACGGGATACGGTGGATCAAATGGCCCGCACTTGATCAAAAGGGTCCTAAGCGGTTTTTGCTAAACGGAAAACCTGTTTTTATTAATGGTATTGCCGGTTATGAACATGCTTTGGGCAATAGCCATGCTTTTACAAAACAAGAGATCGCTACCCGTGTCGCCATGATCCGGTCAATGGGTTTCAATGCTTTCCGGGATGCACACCAGCCTCATAATTTGCGCTATCAATACTATTGGGATAAAGACGGTGTCTTATGGTGGCCGCAATTTTCAGCGCATATCTGGTTTGATACGCCGGCATTCAGGAAGAATTTCCTCAGCCTGCTGAGAGACTGGGTATTGGAAAGAAGAAATAGCCCTTCCAATATTATGTGGGGTTTGCAAAACGAAAGCCGGCTGCCGGCAGACTTTGCAAAGCAGTGTGTTCAGCTGATACGTTCTCTGGATCCGACTGCTTCGAGCCAACGGCTGATCACGACTTGTAATGGCGGTGAAGGAACTGATTGGGACGTTCCCCAGAACTGGAGCGGCACCTATGGGGGGGATCCCGATACCTATAACGAAGATCTGAAAAAAGAGGTGCTGGTCGGTGAGTATGGCGGATGGCGGACAATGGATGTTCATTCGGAAGGAGGGTTTAAAGAAAAAGGAGCGTATAGCATTGAAAGCTGGTGCGCGCTGATGGAAAAGAAGATCAGGCTGGCCTGGAAAGTACGTGATAGTGTTTGCGGGCAGTTTCTCTGGCTTTTTAATTCTCATGATAATCCCGGAAGAGTGCAGGCCGGAGAAGGATACCGGGATCTGGATAAGATTGGCCCTGTCAACTATAAAGGATTGCTGACTTCCTGGGAGGAACCCACAGAGGCCGTCTATCTTTATCAGTCTAATTTTACGAAAGCGGATACCGCGCCCATGGTGCATATTGCTTCCCACGACTGGCCCGGCAGGTGGCATAGCACCAGGGAAAGAAAAGATATTATCGTTTATTCCAACTGTGACTCTGTCAGGCTTTATAATGGCCGGGGTATGCATGTTTTAGGTACAAGAACGCGCGGGGGTATAGGTACTCATTTTACCTGGAAAAATGTCCGTCTGAATTATAATATACTCTTCGCAGTCGGTTATTATAACGGGAAGGCCCGGGTAACCGATCTGGTCCGCTTAAGAAATTTACCGGAGGACCCTAAGTGGCGTAGCCGCGAAAGCAGGGTGCGATCCGAAGACGTGTCAACGGATATCTTAGCGCCTGCCGCCGGTTACAATTATTTGTATCGTTTTAATTGCGGAGGGCAGTCCTATACAGATCATTTCGGTAACCGGTGGGCGCCCGACAGGTCCAGGACGCCGAAAAGCTATGGCTCTTTATCCTGGACAGCCAACTACAAAGGTCTTCCTTCCTTTTTCGCCAGTCAGCGGAGCATAACGGATCCGATTAAGGGAACGCTTGACGATGCACTCTTTCAGACATTTCGCTATGGCAGGGACAAACTGAATTTTGATTTCCCTGTGCCCAGTGGAGACTACCGCGTGGAATTGTATTTTGCAGAACCCTGGTGGGGGATAGGCAGCAATATGGATTGCACGGGCTGGCGGGATTTTGATGTCGCTGTCAACGCTCAGCTGCGACTGGCTCATTTTGACATTTTCAGGGAAGCGGGTCGCCTTAAAGCACTTAAGAAGATCCTTGATGTTCATGTAAAGGATGGCCATATCCGTATTGATTTTCCCAGAACATATAGCGGGCAGGCCATTATTGCAGCCATCGCTATCGCCAGCAAAAAGAAAGGTGCTGCCTCAGGTGAGCCGCAAAAAGTAAATGCGCCGGCAGGGCTTGTGTCGTTGCTAAATGAGGATAGAAAAGGACAGGAGTCCAGTCAGTTTAGGCTACAGGACTGGCTAAGTACCGGAGATAATCACCTGTTAAAAACGGGCGGGGATAAGAACCCGCCATTGCCGGTCAGCTTCTCCGGACTTCCTGCCGGTTTATATGGGGCTGAATGGCTGCAATCCGCCGCTGTGGGAAAAGACAGGGTGAAGGAAGGCAAAAATACCGTTCCACAATCTGCCTTAAAACAGCGTGTTCAATGGATCGTCAATGCACCATTAGATTGGTACATAGGTATTCCGGGCGCAGATAAGAAGCTGGCTGCAAAACTTGAAGCGGATAAGTTTATCAATACACATACGAAAGCGGAAGTCTTGATTCAAAACGGCAGCGGGATTGAAGATAGCCTTGAGGTTTATAAAAAAAAGGTCTCTAAGGGAATAGTTCTCAGCGAAGAACCCTGGTGGAAAACGAGCCTGATTGCCTTTAAGCCGGTCAGCAACATGCAGCCGCCTTATGATCAGAAAAAGGAATTTACCTATGACGTGACCAGTGCCTTATTCAGCCGCGGCGCGTCCCGTGTAAAGAGAGCCGGCAAGGATTGTATTTTATTCAGGGCTGCGGCAGCCGGTGTTCCGGATAATCAGGCAGACTCAATTGCCTGGCCACTGGTGACGGGCGTGGCCGACTTTCATTCCTTTCATGTAAAATATGCTTGTCCCGGGCAGGACAGCCTGCAGGCCACTTTGAAGCTTGTCGCGGCAGATGGCAAAGTGATGGCTGAGTCAGCTGTCTGGCTGACGCATACCAAAGAAGGCAAATGGAATAACTGCTTTTTGATGACGCCCACCATGATCAATGCGGGCAGGTATCAGCTGGTGGTAGCATGGAAAAAAACGAATGCACCTGTCTATATGTATTCATTAAAACTTCGATAA